A stretch of Elephas maximus indicus isolate mEleMax1 chromosome 20, mEleMax1 primary haplotype, whole genome shotgun sequence DNA encodes these proteins:
- the KLHL40 gene encoding kelch-like protein 40: MALGLEQFEEQRLYQQTLLQDGLKDMLDHGKFLDCVVRAGEREFPCHRLVLAACSPYFRARFLAEPETSGELRLEEVSPDVMAQVLHYLYTSEIALDEASVQELFAAAHRFQIPSIFTICVSFLQKRLCLANCLAVFRLGLLLDCARLAVAARDFICARFALVARDADFLGLSADELIAIISSDGLNVEKEEAVFEAVMRWAGGGDAETQAERQRALPTVFESVRCRLLPRSFLESRVERHPLVRAQPELLRKLQMVKDAHEGRITVLRKKKKEKKEKEGAGAKATDKGIGKAKAEPEAEKEDEEEGERILPGILNDTLRFGMFLQDLIFMISEEGAVAYDPAANECYCTSLSTQIPKNHVSLVTKENQIFVAGGIFYNEDSKEDPMSAYFLQFDHLDSEWLGMPPLPLPRCLFGLGEALNSIYVVGGRELKEGELSLDSVMCYDRLSFKWGESDPLPYAVYGHAVLSHMDLVYVIGGKGSDRKCLNKMCVYDPKKFEWKELAPMQTARSLFGAAVHDGRIFVAAGVTNTGLTSSAEVYNIADNKWAPFEAFPQERSSLSLVSLAGTLYGIGGFATLETESGELVPTELNDIWRYNEEEKKWEGVLREIAYAAGATFLPVRLNVLRLTKM, from the exons ATGGCGCTGGGCCTGGAGCAGTTCGAGGAACAGCGCTTGTACCAGCAGACACTCCTGCAGGACGGGCTCAAGGACATGCTGGACCACGGCAAGTTCCTGGACTGTGTGGTGCGGGCGGGCGAGCGCGAATTCCCGTGCCACCGCTTGGTGCTGGCCGCCTGCAGCCCCTACTTCCGGGCGCGCTTCCTGGCCGAGCCCGAGACCTCGGGCGAGCTGCGCCTGGAAGAAGTGTCCCCCGACGTGATGGCCCAGGTGCTGCACTACCTGTACACGTCGGAGATCGCGCTGGACGAGGCGAGTGTGCAGGAGCTGTTCGCCGCGGCGCACCGTTTCCAGATCCCGTCCATCTTCACCATCTGCGTGTCCTTCCTGCAGAAGCGCCTGTGTCTTGCCAACTGCCTGGCAGTCTTCCGCCTAGGCCTCCTGCTCGACTGCGCGCGCCTCGCCGTGGCCGCCCGCGACTTCATCTGCGCCCGCTTCGCGCTCGTGGCGCGCGACGCCGACTTCCTCGGCCTCTCGGCGGACGAGCTCATCGCCATAATTTCCAGCGATGGCCTCAACGTGGAGAAGGAGGAAGCGGTATTCGAGGCAGTGATGCGGTGGGCCGGCGGCGGCGACGCGGAGACTCAGGCTGAGCGCCAGCGCGCGCTGCCCACCGTCTTCGAGAGCGTGCGCTGCCGCCTGCTCCCGCGCTCCTTCTTGGAAAGCCGCGTGGAACGCCACCCGCTGGTTCGCGCCCAGCCGGAACTGCTGCGCAAGTTGCAGATGGTGAAGGATGCGCACGAGGGCCGAATTACCGTGCTCcgcaagaagaagaaggagaagaaagagaaggagggagcCGGAGCCAAGGCGACTGATAAGGGCATAGGCAAGGCCAAGGCCGAGCCCGAGGCCGAGAAGGAGGACGAGGAGGAGGGCGAACGTATCCTCCCCGGGATCCTCAACGACACCCTGCGCTTCGGCATGTTCCTGCAGGACCTCATATTTATGATCAGCGAGGAGGGCGCCGTGGCCTACGACCCGGCCGCCAACGAATGCTACTGTACCTCCCTCTCCACCCAGATCCCCAAGAACCATGTCAGCCTCGTCACCAAGGAGAACCAGATCTTTGTGGCCGGAGGTATCTTCTACAACGAGGACAGCAAAGAGGACCCCATGAGCGCATACTTTCTGCAG TTTGATCACTTGGACTCCGAGTGGCTCGGGATGCCGCCGCTGCCCTTGCCGCGCTGCCTCTTCGGCCTGGGAGAGGCTCTCAACTCCATCTACGTGGTCGGCGGCCGAGAGCTAAAGGAGGGCGAGCTCAGCCTGGACTCGGTCATGTGCTACGACCGGCT GTCGTTCAAATGGGGCGAGTCGGACCCGCTGCCTTATGCCGTGTACGGCCACGCGGTGCTCTCTCATATGGACCTTGTCTACGTCATTGGTGGCAAAGGCAGCGACAG GAAGTGCCTGAACAAGATGTGCGTCTATGACCCCAAGAAGTTCGAGTGGAAGGAGCTGGCACCCATGCAGACTGCCCGCTCACTCTTTGGGGCCGCGGTCCATGATGGTCGCATTTTTGTAGCTGCTGGGGTCACCAACACTGGGCTGACCAGTTCCGCTGAGGTGTACAACATTGCAGACAACAA GTGGGCACCCTTTGAGGCCTTCCCGCAGGAGCGCAGCTCCCTCAGCCTTGTCAGCCTGGCGGGCACCCTTTATGGCATCGGCGGCTTTGCCACACTGGAGACTGAGTCTGGGGAGCTGGTCCCCACAGAGCTCAATGACATCTGGAG GTACAACGAGGAGGAAAAGAAGTGGGAGGGAGTCCTGCGGGAGATCGCCTATGCAGCAGGAGCCACCTTCCTGCCTGTGCGGCTCAACGTGCTGCGCCTGACCAAGATGTGA
- the HHATL gene encoding protein-cysteine N-palmitoyltransferase HHAT-like protein gives MGIKTALPAAELGLYSLVLSGALAYAGRDLLEASQDGSRRKAFRESVRPGWEYIGRKMDVADFEWMMWFTSFRNAIIFALTGHVLFAKLCTMVAPQLRSWMYAVYGVLAVVGTMGPRYMLLLLGHCVGLYVVSLLGQPWLCLGLGLASLASFKLDPLISWQSGFVTGTFDLQEVLFHGGSGFTVLRCTSFALERCAHPDRRYSLADLLKYNFYLPFFFFGPIMTFDRFHAQVSQVEPVRPDGELWRIRAQAGLSVVAIITVDVFFHFFYILTIPSDLRFANRLPDGALAGLAYSNLVYDWVKAAVLFGVVNTVARLDHLDPPKPPKCITALYVFAETHFDRGINDWLCKYVYNHIGGEHSAVIPELGATVATFAITTLWLGPCEIVYLWSFLNCFGLNFELWVQMLAEWRPLARIEASLSEQMSRRVRALFGAMNFWAIVMYNLVSLNSLEFMQLVARRLLLTGFPQTTLAILFVTYCGVQLVKERERTLALEEEKQDKEKPE, from the exons ATGGGCATCAAGACGGCATTGCCTGCGGCCGAGCTGGGCCTCTactccctggtgctgagtggggCCCTGGCTTACGCAGGCCGAGACCTCCTTGAGGCTTCACAAG ATGGGTCCCGCAGGAAGGCCTTCCGGGAGTCTGTGAGGCCTGGCTGGGAGTACATTGGCCGGAAGATG GATGTGGCTGACTTCGAGTGGATGATGTGGTTCACTTCTTTCCGCAATGCCATCATCTTCGCCCTCACTGGACACGTGCTGTTTGCTAAACTCTGCACGATGGTAGCCCCCCAG CTCCGCTCCTGGATGTATGCTGTGTATGGGGTCCTGGCCGTGGTGGGTACGATGGGCCCTAGGTACATGCTGCTGTTGCTTGGCCACTGTGTGGGCCTCTATGTGGTTTCACTCTTGGGCCAGCCCTGGCTCTGTCTCGGCCTTGGCCTGGCCAGCCTTGCCTCCTTCAAGCTGGATCCTCTCATCTCCTGGCAG AGCGGGTTTGTAACAGGCACTTTTGATCTTCAAGAGGTGCTGTTTCATGGGGGCAGTGGCTTCACGGTGCTGCGCTGCACCAGCTTTGCACTGGAGAGGTGTGCCCACCCTGACCGCCGCTATTCCCTAGCTGACCTGCTCAAGTACAATTTCTACCTGCCATTCTTCTTCTTCGGGCCCATCATGACCTTTGACCGCTTCCACGCCCAG GTGAGCCAGGTGGAACCGGTAAGGCCAGATGGCGAGCTATGGCGCATCCGGGCCCAGGCAGGCCTCAGCGTGGTGGCCATCATAACCGTGGACGTCTTCTTTCACTTCTTCTACATCCTCACCATCCCCAGTGACCTCAGGTTCGCCAACCGCCTCCCAGATGGTGCTCTCG CTGGCCTGGCCTACTCAAACCTGGTGTACGACTGGGTGAAGGCAGCTGTCCTATTTGGCGTCGTCAACACGGTGGCGCGCCTCGACCACCTGGACCCTCCCAAGCCTCCGAAGTGCATCACTGCGCTCTACGTCTTCGCAGAAAC GCACTTTGACCGTGGCATCAACGACTGGCTTTGCAA GTACGTGTACAACCACATTGGTGGGGAGCACTCTGCGGTGATCCCAGAGCTGGGGGCCACAGTGGCCACATTTGCCATCACCACTCTGTGGCTGGGGCCTTGTGAAATTGTCTACCTGTGGTCATTCCTTAACTGCTTTGGTCTCAACTTTGAACTCTGGGTGCAGATGCTGGCAGAGTGGAGGCCCCTAGCACGAATTGAG GCCTCACTGTCGGAGCAGATGTCCCGCAGGGTCCGGGCCCTCTTTGGGGCCATGAACTTCTGGGCCATCGTCATGTACAACCTTGTGAGCCTGAACAGCCTCGAGTTCATGCAGCTGGTTGCCCGGCGCCTGCTGCTCACAG GGTTCCCCCAGACCACGCTGGCCATCCTGTTTGTCACCTACTGTGGTGTCCAGCTGGTGAAGGAGCGTGAGCGAACCCTGGCACTGGAGGAGGAGAAGCAGGACAAAGAGAAGCCAGAGTag